The following proteins are co-located in the Siansivirga zeaxanthinifaciens CC-SAMT-1 genome:
- the typA gene encoding translational GTPase TypA, protein MAKIKNIAIIAHVDHGKTTLVDKIMYHCQLFRENENTGDLILDNNDLERERGITITSKNVSVIYKETKINIIDTPGHADFGGEVERVLNMADGVLLLVDAFEGPMPQTRFVLQKAIDLGLKPCVVVNKVDKENCTPEEVHEKVFDLMFELGAEEWQLDFPTVYGSAKNNWMSDDWRNQTENIEPLLDMVIEHIPSPKFDQGTTQMLITSLDFSSFTGRIAIGRLTRGALKVGQNISLVKRNGAIVKNKIKELHIFEGLGRVKVEEVQTGDICAIVGLEGFEIGDTVADFENPEGLKTIAIDEPTMSMLFTINDSPFFGKDGKFVTSRHIKDRLTKELEKNLALRVKETDSADKFLVFGRGVLHLSVLIETMRREGYELQIGQPQVIIKEIDGVKCEPVEEMTIDLPEAVSGKAVELVTLRKGEMLSMEAKGDRMVIEFMVPSRGIIGLRNQLLTATAGEAIMAHRFKEYQPLKGGIPERQNGSLVSMEKGQAIPYSIDKLQDRGKFFVDPGEDIYEGQVIGENSRQDDMTVNITKTKKLSNVRSSGADDKARIVPAIKFSLEEALEYIQKDEYVEVTPNFLRIRKIHLSETDRKRNKI, encoded by the coding sequence ATGGCTAAAATTAAAAACATTGCAATTATTGCACACGTTGACCACGGTAAAACGACGTTGGTTGATAAAATTATGTATCACTGTCAATTATTCAGAGAAAACGAAAATACAGGTGATTTAATTCTAGATAATAACGATTTAGAACGCGAAAGAGGAATTACTATTACTTCTAAAAACGTTTCAGTTATATACAAAGAAACTAAGATTAATATTATTGACACGCCAGGTCACGCCGATTTTGGTGGAGAAGTAGAGCGTGTACTTAATATGGCCGATGGTGTTTTATTGCTAGTAGATGCTTTTGAAGGGCCAATGCCACAAACCCGTTTCGTATTACAAAAAGCGATTGATTTAGGTTTGAAACCTTGCGTGGTAGTAAATAAAGTTGATAAAGAAAACTGTACTCCAGAAGAGGTGCACGAAAAAGTTTTCGATTTAATGTTTGAATTAGGAGCAGAAGAGTGGCAGTTAGATTTCCCTACCGTTTATGGTTCGGCTAAAAATAACTGGATGAGTGACGACTGGAGAAATCAAACAGAAAACATCGAGCCATTATTAGATATGGTTATCGAACACATACCTTCGCCTAAGTTCGACCAAGGTACAACTCAAATGTTAATTACATCATTAGACTTTTCATCATTTACAGGACGAATTGCTATTGGTCGTTTAACAAGAGGTGCTCTTAAGGTTGGACAAAACATTTCTTTAGTAAAGCGTAATGGTGCTATTGTAAAAAATAAAATTAAAGAGCTTCATATTTTTGAAGGTTTAGGTCGTGTTAAAGTAGAAGAAGTTCAAACAGGAGACATATGTGCCATTGTAGGTCTTGAAGGTTTTGAAATAGGCGATACGGTTGCCGATTTTGAAAATCCAGAAGGTTTGAAAACGATTGCTATCGATGAGCCAACCATGAGTATGTTGTTTACCATTAACGATTCTCCTTTCTTTGGTAAAGATGGAAAGTTTGTAACATCGCGCCACATAAAAGATCGTTTAACAAAAGAATTAGAAAAAAACTTAGCACTTCGTGTTAAAGAAACCGATAGTGCCGATAAATTTTTAGTTTTTGGTCGTGGTGTTTTACACTTATCTGTTTTAATTGAAACCATGCGTCGTGAAGGTTACGAATTGCAAATTGGACAGCCTCAAGTAATCATTAAAGAAATTGATGGTGTTAAATGTGAGCCTGTTGAAGAAATGACAATCGATTTACCAGAAGCCGTTAGTGGTAAAGCGGTAGAATTAGTAACACTTCGTAAAGGCGAAATGTTAAGCATGGAAGCTAAAGGTGACCGTATGGTTATTGAATTTATGGTGCCTTCAAGAGGTATTATAGGTTTGCGTAACCAGTTATTAACGGCTACTGCTGGTGAGGCGATCATGGCACACCGTTTTAAAGAATATCAACCGCTAAAAGGTGGCATTCCAGAGCGTCAAAATGGCTCTTTAGTGTCTATGGAAAAAGGTCAAGCGATTCCTTATTCTATTGATAAATTACAGGATCGTGGTAAATTCTTTGTAGATCCAGGAGAGGATATTTACGAAGGTCAGGTTATTGGGGAAAATTCAAGACAAGACGATATGACTGTAAATATTACAAAAACTAAAAAATTAAGTAACGTACGTTCTTCGGGTGCAGATGATAAAGCAAGAATTGTTCCTGCAATTAAATTCTCGTTAGAAGAAGCTTTAGAATATATTCAAAAAGATGAGTATGTAGAGGTTACACCAAATTTCTTACGTATTCGTAAAATACATTTATCAGAAACTGATAGAAAAAGAAATAAAATATAA
- the kdsA gene encoding 3-deoxy-8-phosphooctulonate synthase, with the protein MNLQDIPKLKHTQSNNFFLLCGPCAIEGEEMALRIAEKVVNITNKLEIPYIFKGSFKKANRSRVDSFTGIGDEKALKILKKVSETFDVPTVTDIHEISDAALAAQYVDVLQIPAFLVRQTDLVVAAAETGKVVNLKKGQFMSPEAMKHAVQKVKDSGNNKAWITDRGTMFGYQDMIVDFRGIPTMRQYAPTILDVTHSLQQPNQSTGVTGGRPNMIETIARAGIVNNVDGLFIETHFDPANAKSDGANMLHLDNLEKLLINLVAIRKTINAL; encoded by the coding sequence ATGAATCTTCAAGATATCCCAAAGTTAAAACATACACAATCCAATAATTTTTTTCTGCTTTGTGGCCCTTGTGCTATTGAAGGCGAAGAGATGGCTCTACGAATTGCCGAAAAAGTAGTTAACATTACTAATAAATTAGAAATTCCATACATTTTTAAAGGAAGTTTTAAAAAGGCAAACCGCAGTAGAGTTGATAGTTTTACTGGAATTGGCGACGAAAAAGCCCTTAAAATATTAAAAAAAGTTTCAGAAACTTTTGATGTTCCAACGGTAACAGATATTCACGAAATATCGGATGCTGCACTGGCTGCGCAATATGTTGATGTTTTACAAATACCTGCCTTTTTGGTTCGCCAAACAGATTTAGTTGTGGCTGCTGCCGAAACAGGAAAAGTTGTAAACCTTAAAAAAGGACAATTTATGAGTCCGGAAGCCATGAAGCATGCCGTACAAAAAGTAAAAGATTCGGGCAATAACAAAGCTTGGATTACAGACCGAGGCACCATGTTTGGCTATCAAGATATGATTGTAGATTTTAGAGGCATTCCAACCATGCGCCAATACGCTCCAACCATATTAGATGTTACCCACTCTTTACAACAACCAAACCAAAGCACCGGCGTTACCGGAGGCAGACCCAATATGATAGAAACCATTGCGCGTGCTGGAATTGTAAATAATGTTGATGGTTTATTTATAGAAACACATTTCGACCCAGCCAATGCTAAAAGTGATGGCGCTAATATGCTACATTTAGATAATCTAGAAAAATTACTTATCAACTTAGTAGCCATTAGAAAAACAATAAACGCTCTTTAA